One Streptomyces drozdowiczii DNA segment encodes these proteins:
- a CDS encoding protein kinase domain-containing protein, protein MEALKPTDPQQVGRYRIAGLLGAGGMGRVYMGRSPSGRLVAVKVVRPELADDPGFRRRFAREVAAARKVTGFFTAALVDADPNGSPPWLATAYVPGMALDQAVAAHGPWPVASVRALGAGLAEALEAIHEAGLIHRDLKPSNVLIAPDGPRVVDFGISVAAEATVLTHAGTAVGTPGFMSPEQLTGDAVTAATDVFALGAVLTYAATGTGPFGTGSAQSLNFRIAYEEPRLEGLPGQGLEIVARCLAKEPAQRPGVNTLIRELADMTGDAIYTPTQIVTDTAAWLPDQVAAAVLATVTSAALPTPMVPSPAAPAPAVPAAGATRGPRKAPASPRKPARPKPTAAAPVPEPSTVYAEPQRRAAPGASPAGPRKTVAEGAKPAGPRKATQAGASPTPPRKATKAPSPRPALASEAAAAATPVAPAALPHLWTVRRVLFLSVACIAFVLALCLPFGYNATVFGYLISDWWPWWTSDWPFGGTWPFVVVIGLALTSCVAVLVQLRRFPTGPVPRPARRLHYLATSLAGGLLALYIYLGLHAEANLSFLESGQWFYVLGCLASLAGTVRLKGPKSGGSAA, encoded by the coding sequence GTGGAGGCGCTGAAGCCGACCGATCCGCAGCAGGTGGGCCGGTACCGCATCGCGGGCCTGCTGGGGGCCGGCGGGATGGGCCGCGTGTACATGGGCCGTTCGCCCAGCGGACGGCTGGTCGCAGTCAAGGTGGTGCGGCCGGAACTGGCCGATGATCCCGGGTTCCGGCGCAGGTTCGCCCGGGAGGTGGCCGCTGCCCGGAAGGTCACGGGATTCTTCACGGCCGCGCTGGTGGACGCCGATCCCAATGGGTCACCGCCCTGGCTGGCCACCGCCTACGTGCCCGGCATGGCGCTGGACCAGGCGGTCGCCGCGCACGGTCCCTGGCCGGTGGCCTCGGTGCGTGCGCTCGGAGCGGGACTGGCCGAAGCACTCGAAGCGATCCACGAGGCCGGTCTGATCCACCGCGATCTCAAGCCGTCGAACGTGCTCATCGCCCCCGACGGACCCCGTGTCGTCGACTTCGGCATCTCCGTGGCGGCCGAGGCCACCGTCCTCACGCACGCGGGGACCGCGGTGGGAACGCCCGGATTCATGTCCCCCGAACAACTCACCGGCGACGCCGTGACGGCCGCCACCGACGTGTTCGCGCTCGGCGCGGTGCTGACCTACGCGGCCACCGGCACCGGCCCGTTCGGAACCGGCTCCGCGCAGTCGCTCAATTTCCGCATCGCGTACGAGGAACCGCGCCTGGAGGGGCTGCCGGGCCAAGGCCTGGAGATCGTCGCCCGCTGTCTGGCCAAGGAACCGGCGCAGCGCCCGGGCGTGAACACCCTGATCAGGGAACTCGCCGACATGACGGGCGACGCAATCTACACCCCCACGCAGATCGTCACCGACACCGCCGCGTGGCTGCCCGACCAGGTCGCGGCGGCCGTATTGGCCACCGTCACGTCAGCGGCGCTTCCCACGCCGATGGTTCCCTCACCGGCCGCTCCGGCTCCGGCCGTTCCGGCTGCCGGCGCGACGCGCGGGCCCAGGAAGGCACCCGCGTCCCCTCGCAAGCCCGCCCGTCCGAAGCCGACGGCTGCCGCTCCGGTCCCCGAACCCTCCACGGTCTACGCCGAGCCGCAGCGGCGTGCCGCGCCAGGTGCATCGCCGGCCGGGCCGCGGAAGACGGTGGCGGAGGGTGCCAAGCCGGCCGGGCCGCGGAAAGCGACACAAGCCGGTGCGTCGCCGACCCCGCCGCGGAAGGCGACCAAAGCGCCCAGCCCCCGTCCCGCGCTCGCGAGCGAGGCAGCGGCCGCAGCCACGCCAGTCGCGCCGGCCGCGTTGCCGCACCTCTGGACCGTGCGTCGCGTCCTCTTCCTTTCGGTCGCCTGCATCGCCTTCGTGCTGGCCCTGTGCCTTCCCTTCGGCTACAACGCAACCGTATTCGGGTATCTGATCTCCGACTGGTGGCCGTGGTGGACGTCCGACTGGCCGTTCGGCGGCACCTGGCCGTTCGTGGTCGTCATCGGGCTCGCCCTCACCAGTTGCGTCGCCGTGCTGGTACAGCTGCGCCGCTTCCCGACGGGCCCGGTTCCTCGCCCTGCCCGGCGCCTGCACTACCTGGCGACCAGCCTCGCCGGAGGACTCCTCGCCCTCTACATCTATCTGGGCCTCCATGCGGAGGCGAACCTGTCCTTCCTCGAATCAGGCCAGTGGTTCTACGTCCTGGGCTGCCTGGCGTCGTTGGCCGGCACGGTCCGGCTGAAGGGTCCGAAGAGCGGAGGCAGTGCCGCCTGA
- a CDS encoding XRE family transcriptional regulator, protein MAAASSTDSALKRARLALNMTLEEAADVLNAITGGATDASLMSAWESGRRRTGKRNRSGLCRVYRERPEVLFAHQDGAATSLLETSGTTVVVKVLTRWTDLVEAMVDVVAGAREQLVVTGSRSREKAYLAAIETAVAQQPDLVHYRVLYGPPRHRALADHLLRLLELRDPSARRNGIKTLHIGMVEPTEALERFFVASETAAVVPLPSFHGAEGFDCGVLLGREAAVGLVHHGREACASARPVETIEAVRTLPVRHN, encoded by the coding sequence GTGGCCGCAGCCAGTAGCACGGACTCGGCGCTCAAGCGGGCCCGGCTCGCGTTGAACATGACGCTGGAGGAGGCCGCCGACGTCTTGAACGCGATCACGGGCGGGGCGACGGACGCGAGCCTGATGAGCGCGTGGGAGTCGGGTCGGCGTCGTACGGGCAAACGGAACCGGTCCGGTCTGTGCCGGGTGTACCGCGAGCGCCCGGAGGTGCTGTTCGCCCACCAGGACGGCGCGGCCACCAGCTTGCTGGAGACCTCCGGCACCACCGTGGTGGTCAAGGTCCTGACCCGCTGGACCGACCTGGTCGAGGCGATGGTCGACGTCGTCGCCGGGGCGCGCGAGCAGCTGGTCGTCACCGGCTCCCGCAGCAGGGAGAAGGCGTATCTGGCGGCGATCGAGACGGCCGTGGCCCAGCAGCCGGATCTGGTCCACTACCGCGTGCTGTACGGACCGCCCCGTCATCGGGCGCTCGCCGATCACCTGCTGCGGCTGCTGGAGCTGCGCGATCCGTCCGCGCGACGCAACGGCATCAAGACGCTCCACATCGGGATGGTGGAGCCCACGGAGGCGCTGGAACGCTTCTTCGTCGCCTCCGAGACGGCGGCGGTGGTGCCGCTGCCCTCGTTCCACGGGGCAGAGGGCTTCGACTGCGGTGTCTTACTCGGTCGGGAGGCTGCGGTGGGTCTGGTCCACCATGGGCGGGAGGCGTGCGCCTCGGCGCGGCCGGTGGAGACGATCGAAGCCGTCCGCACGCTGCCGGTACGGCATAACTAG
- a CDS encoding lasso peptide biosynthesis B2 protein, which translates to MVPTARPTAPRLDRLVAAVALALSLAMSRWPLRWQIAAVRLLRGLPYARHARIEALYTAVLAVIPSWWPGRIACMEISLATVLATALTGRRARWVLGARFLPDAAHAWAEVPGGAVGRDIGDAIDRPWMPVLAVP; encoded by the coding sequence ATGGTCCCCACCGCCCGGCCCACCGCGCCGAGGCTCGACCGCCTCGTCGCGGCCGTAGCGCTCGCCCTGTCCCTGGCGATGAGCCGGTGGCCGCTGCGCTGGCAGATCGCCGCCGTACGGCTCCTGCGCGGCCTGCCGTACGCGCGCCACGCCCGGATCGAAGCCCTCTACACGGCGGTGCTTGCGGTGATCCCCTCCTGGTGGCCGGGCCGCATCGCCTGCATGGAGATCAGCCTCGCCACCGTCCTGGCGACCGCGCTGACCGGCCGCCGGGCCCGCTGGGTGCTCGGCGCGCGGTTCCTCCCTGACGCAGCGCACGCCTGGGCCGAGGTCCCAGGCGGCGCGGTCGGCCGGGACATAGGCGACGCCATCGACCGGCCGTGGATGCCGGTCCTCGCCGTGCCGTAG
- a CDS encoding ABC transporter ATP-binding protein, with protein sequence MSSSVSSPSVSGAGQPPMMRLASDRHFEASANLSTWAIARRLPRTLAEAARLGWHTDHRAVLALLACQIGSAALTATALAATTRVLAAVFTGGDILSSLRDNLTAVVVIAVATSGRYLLDAVARAAAARLAPKAVREADLQVITAATAAELVAYEDPDFEDAHAAGSDGAEKTGDLILDAQLLTSAAAQMAAAATVVTVLHPVMLPLLVLSVVPCAWGAVRGARIEHAAHHRNLADCRLRNVFRSYTTERNTADEVRAGTMAGFLIRQYRIVSGRLEAEQLKATRQALVVQGVGDALTAVGTVVTWAVLVLLVASGRMELAVAGTAALAVRTSGAALATTVRAGARLFRTSLSLDDWARFLAVAKPWTTRRGTATVAEDGPQVITAEGVSFTYPGANAPALDGIDLDLKRGEVIALVGENGAGKSTLARLLTGLFLPTSGSVRWDGVDLADADPAKVLAQVALVPQDYTRWPLAARENITLGQRRPEGDTAVHAAAEAAGADSVIAALPHGLDTSLARSWWGGHDLSGGQWQRVAVARAFHRDAPVLVMDEPTAALDARAEHRIYTRLKALAAGRATVFITHRLANTRLADRIIVLDHGRISETGTYDELIDQAGDFFEMLKLQEDRC encoded by the coding sequence GTGAGTTCTTCTGTATCTTCGCCGTCCGTATCCGGCGCGGGCCAGCCGCCCATGATGCGCCTGGCCTCCGACCGGCACTTCGAAGCGAGCGCCAACCTGTCCACATGGGCGATAGCGCGCCGGCTGCCCCGCACCCTCGCCGAGGCGGCCCGGCTCGGCTGGCACACCGACCACCGCGCCGTCCTGGCCCTGCTCGCCTGCCAGATCGGCTCCGCCGCGCTCACCGCGACCGCGCTCGCAGCCACCACCCGCGTGCTGGCCGCCGTGTTCACCGGCGGCGACATCCTCTCCTCTCTGCGCGACAACCTGACCGCCGTGGTGGTCATCGCCGTCGCCACCTCCGGGCGCTACCTGCTCGACGCTGTCGCCCGCGCGGCCGCGGCCCGGCTCGCGCCCAAAGCCGTACGCGAAGCCGACCTCCAGGTCATCACCGCCGCCACCGCCGCCGAACTCGTCGCGTACGAGGACCCGGACTTCGAGGACGCCCACGCCGCCGGCTCCGACGGCGCGGAGAAGACCGGCGACCTCATCCTCGACGCCCAACTGCTGACCTCCGCCGCAGCCCAGATGGCCGCCGCGGCGACCGTCGTCACCGTGCTGCACCCGGTGATGCTGCCTCTGCTGGTCCTCTCCGTCGTGCCGTGTGCGTGGGGCGCCGTGCGCGGGGCGCGGATCGAGCACGCCGCCCACCACCGCAACCTCGCCGACTGCCGGCTGCGCAACGTGTTCCGCTCCTACACCACCGAGCGGAACACGGCCGACGAGGTCCGGGCGGGCACCATGGCCGGGTTCCTGATCCGGCAGTACCGGATCGTCTCTGGCCGCCTGGAGGCCGAACAGCTCAAGGCGACCCGGCAGGCCCTGGTGGTCCAAGGCGTCGGTGACGCGCTCACCGCGGTGGGCACCGTCGTCACGTGGGCCGTGCTCGTGCTCCTGGTGGCGAGTGGCCGCATGGAGCTCGCGGTCGCGGGGACCGCCGCTTTGGCGGTGCGGACCTCGGGAGCGGCGCTCGCCACGACGGTGCGGGCGGGGGCTCGGCTGTTCCGTACCTCGCTGTCCCTGGACGACTGGGCCCGTTTCCTGGCCGTGGCCAAGCCGTGGACGACCCGGCGCGGCACCGCGACCGTCGCCGAGGACGGGCCGCAGGTCATCACCGCCGAGGGCGTCTCCTTCACGTATCCCGGTGCCAACGCGCCCGCGCTCGACGGCATCGATCTGGACCTCAAGCGCGGCGAGGTCATCGCCCTCGTGGGCGAGAACGGCGCCGGCAAGAGCACTCTCGCTCGCCTCCTGACCGGCCTGTTCCTCCCAACCAGCGGGTCTGTGCGGTGGGACGGTGTGGACCTGGCGGACGCCGACCCGGCCAAAGTGCTTGCCCAGGTCGCGCTCGTCCCGCAGGACTACACCCGCTGGCCGCTGGCCGCCCGCGAGAACATCACCCTCGGCCAGCGCCGCCCTGAAGGCGACACCGCCGTACACGCCGCCGCCGAGGCAGCCGGCGCCGACAGCGTCATCGCCGCCCTCCCACACGGGCTGGACACGTCGCTGGCTCGCTCCTGGTGGGGCGGACACGACCTGTCAGGCGGGCAGTGGCAACGCGTCGCGGTCGCCCGAGCCTTCCACCGCGACGCCCCCGTCCTCGTGATGGACGAGCCGACCGCCGCACTCGACGCCCGCGCCGAACACCGGATCTACACCCGGCTCAAGGCCCTCGCCGCGGGCCGGGCCACGGTGTTCATCACGCACCGGCTGGCCAACACCCGCCTCGCCGACCGGATCATCGTCCTCGACCATGGCCGGATCTCGGAGACGGGCACGTACGACGAGCTGATCGACCAGGCCGGAGACTTCTTTGAGATGCTGAAACTGCAGGAAGACCGCTGCTGA
- a CDS encoding lysine transporter LysE, whose translation MKVRRAAKGVGDFLVETLGETVAEVILSLLACALLGCLALIAYLSWSLSPRFTIAGAGLLSLLLAHGAWQTFRTPAKRRRRGLAALTAAGFTVTAMTVLFLLLYSTGCDCL comes from the coding sequence ATGAAGGTCCGCAGGGCAGCGAAAGGCGTCGGCGACTTCCTGGTCGAGACGCTGGGAGAAACCGTCGCCGAGGTGATCCTCAGCCTGCTCGCCTGTGCCCTGCTCGGATGCCTGGCTCTGATCGCCTACCTGAGCTGGTCCCTCAGCCCGCGCTTCACCATCGCGGGGGCTGGGCTGCTCAGCCTCCTCCTCGCCCACGGCGCCTGGCAGACCTTCCGCACTCCCGCGAAGCGGCGCCGTCGGGGCCTCGCCGCCCTGACCGCTGCCGGTTTCACCGTGACCGCCATGACGGTCCTCTTCCTGCTGCTCTACTCCACAGGGTGCGACTGCCTGTGA
- a CDS encoding peptidase dimerization domain-containing protein produces MAGNDHRARPSGHSGSSKTVIGAITRGAHLVRLLDTAELPGVDDGSGFPLAPKLSVTAFHGGQGFSVTPDRVDINVDVRTTPGFDAHDAETLVRKAVAELDAELPAPAPTEVTPVAAWPPFRLTEDEQPAAALLDAATAAGLMVRAKTAGPSNIGNLLAGEGIAATAGFGVPYEGLHGIDERAHLAELPTAYAVYHRAVLDLLGG; encoded by the coding sequence GTGGCGGGCAACGATCACCGTGCACGCCCCTCCGGGCACTCCGGCTCCAGCAAGACCGTCATCGGCGCGATCACCCGCGGCGCCCACCTCGTACGGCTCCTGGACACCGCCGAACTGCCCGGCGTGGACGACGGATCGGGGTTTCCGCTGGCGCCGAAGCTGTCGGTCACCGCCTTCCACGGCGGCCAGGGCTTCTCCGTCACCCCCGACCGGGTCGATATCAACGTGGACGTCCGCACCACCCCCGGCTTCGACGCACACGACGCCGAGACACTCGTGCGCAAGGCCGTCGCCGAACTCGACGCGGAGCTGCCCGCACCGGCACCCACCGAGGTCACCCCGGTCGCTGCCTGGCCGCCGTTCCGTCTCACCGAGGACGAACAGCCCGCCGCCGCCCTCCTCGACGCCGCCACGGCGGCCGGGCTGATGGTGCGGGCGAAGACGGCGGGCCCGTCGAACATCGGCAACCTGCTCGCCGGGGAGGGCATCGCGGCCACCGCCGGTTTCGGGGTGCCGTACGAGGGCCTGCACGGCATCGACGAACGCGCTCACCTCGCCGAACTCCCCACGGCGTACGCCGTCTACCACAGGGCTGTCCTCGACCTTCTCGGAGGCTGA
- a CDS encoding asparagine synthase-related protein translates to MEREWMAGGTAAGGGIEIVGLGGVRRAPAARVRAACEGLVALAVVGDSPVTEQDLRGLLPAVRAGRWAELTRWPGSYWVVASDGRQHFVSGDLAGIRAVYYTPHQEGTAWASEPGLLGRPLVPDLPLLAARLAAGEHHWPHHSTYEQIPQVPGGSGLLLAPGAPPQLVDIAGVEPAYELREGAERFGRAFTDAVQHRVRAAGAVVGADLSGGLDSSAAVVLAAGVGTVHAVTYTDGYTSGEDMAFAARVAEHTAARHTLATGSAEQLPFGFPPGQPTGAEPVLEAAMYAMDTAYLHPVRGLPLHLTGHGGDIVLDASSSCWVRLLQDGRRREAHRQVVAFARLRNTAPGPYWKALKNAAALGHSGSLVRAAEALERGPVTTQATVAGWSWCRLGAGASWLTAAGRHQVAVLLRQAARHRRQPELADEFDQWAALRSSGASARGWTPYAEKLVVRPVYPYLDNEVVRAAFAVPALARRGLVSYKPLLQAALPQLPDWLTSRRSKGSFTAQRIAGLARHQGLLDKLIMSSPLAAGGLIDHAAVRVALAQAARGQSATVIADLHQLIVTCWWLTSQTAAKEVTAC, encoded by the coding sequence ATGGAACGGGAGTGGATGGCCGGCGGTACTGCCGCCGGAGGCGGGATCGAGATCGTAGGGCTCGGGGGTGTGCGCCGGGCTCCGGCCGCGCGAGTACGTGCGGCCTGCGAGGGGCTGGTGGCGCTCGCGGTCGTGGGCGACAGCCCGGTCACCGAGCAGGATCTGCGTGGCCTGCTTCCGGCTGTGCGGGCGGGCCGGTGGGCGGAGCTGACCCGCTGGCCGGGCTCGTACTGGGTGGTCGCGAGCGACGGGCGGCAGCACTTCGTGTCCGGAGACCTTGCCGGGATCCGAGCCGTCTACTACACGCCGCATCAGGAGGGGACGGCGTGGGCCAGCGAACCGGGTCTGCTGGGGCGCCCGCTCGTGCCGGACCTGCCGTTGCTGGCGGCCCGGCTCGCGGCGGGGGAACACCACTGGCCGCACCACAGCACGTACGAGCAGATCCCGCAGGTGCCCGGCGGGTCCGGGCTGCTGCTCGCACCCGGGGCGCCGCCGCAGCTCGTCGACATCGCGGGTGTTGAACCCGCCTACGAGCTGCGCGAGGGCGCCGAGCGGTTCGGCCGAGCGTTCACCGACGCCGTCCAGCACCGCGTCCGCGCCGCCGGCGCGGTGGTGGGCGCGGACCTGTCCGGCGGGCTTGACTCTTCGGCGGCCGTCGTCCTCGCCGCCGGTGTCGGGACCGTGCACGCGGTGACGTACACCGACGGCTACACCAGCGGCGAGGACATGGCGTTCGCCGCCCGCGTCGCCGAACACACCGCCGCCCGGCATACGCTCGCCACCGGCAGCGCCGAGCAGCTGCCCTTCGGCTTCCCGCCCGGGCAGCCGACCGGGGCGGAGCCGGTGCTGGAGGCCGCGATGTACGCCATGGACACCGCCTACCTGCACCCCGTACGAGGGCTGCCGCTGCACCTGACCGGGCACGGCGGGGACATCGTGCTCGACGCCTCCAGCTCCTGCTGGGTCCGCCTCCTCCAAGACGGCCGGCGCCGCGAAGCCCACCGGCAGGTCGTCGCGTTCGCCCGGCTGCGCAATACCGCCCCTGGCCCGTACTGGAAGGCCCTAAAAAATGCGGCTGCCCTGGGCCACAGCGGTTCCCTGGTACGCGCGGCCGAGGCCCTGGAGCGCGGGCCCGTCACCACGCAGGCCACGGTGGCGGGCTGGTCGTGGTGCCGTCTCGGGGCCGGGGCATCGTGGCTCACGGCGGCCGGGCGTCACCAGGTCGCCGTGCTGCTGCGGCAGGCCGCCCGGCACCGGCGGCAGCCGGAATTGGCGGACGAGTTCGACCAGTGGGCCGCCCTGCGATCGAGCGGCGCCTCCGCCCGCGGCTGGACCCCGTACGCCGAGAAGCTTGTTGTGAGGCCGGTGTACCCGTACCTGGACAACGAGGTCGTCCGGGCCGCGTTCGCTGTGCCGGCGCTTGCCCGGCGCGGGCTGGTCTCCTACAAGCCCCTGCTGCAGGCCGCGCTACCACAGCTCCCAGACTGGCTGACCTCGCGCCGCTCGAAAGGATCGTTCACAGCCCAGCGCATCGCCGGACTCGCCCGGCACCAGGGCCTGCTCGACAAACTGATCATGTCGAGCCCGCTCGCGGCCGGAGGGCTCATCGACCACGCCGCGGTACGCGTGGCGCTCGCGCAGGCGGCCCGAGGACAGAGCGCCACAGTGATCGCCGACCTGCACCAGCTGATCGTGACCTGCTGGTGGCTCACCAGCCAGACGGCCGCCAAGGAGGTGACAGCGTGCTGA
- a CDS encoding DUF4259 domain-containing protein, translating into MGTWDIGPFDNDTAADFAGDLDEAALKEREAMIRDVLKRAAGPADFLGIYDGERAVGAAALVVAQHPDGDPACSNYGPSEPLPELPADLRMLAVDALDQVVSNRSELAELWAEAANWSKWRQDITRLRNVLDPPIPPQREALFEV; encoded by the coding sequence ATGGGCACCTGGGACATCGGCCCCTTCGACAACGACACCGCCGCCGACTTCGCCGGTGACCTGGACGAGGCAGCACTGAAAGAACGCGAAGCCATGATCCGCGACGTGCTCAAGCGCGCCGCCGGGCCGGCGGACTTCCTGGGAATCTACGACGGCGAGCGAGCCGTGGGCGCGGCGGCCCTGGTCGTCGCCCAGCATCCTGACGGCGATCCGGCGTGTTCGAACTATGGCCCATCAGAGCCGCTACCGGAGTTGCCTGCAGACCTTCGGATGCTCGCCGTCGACGCCCTGGACCAAGTGGTCTCCAACCGGTCTGAACTCGCCGAGCTGTGGGCCGAAGCCGCGAACTGGTCGAAGTGGCGCCAGGACATCACCCGCCTCCGCAATGTCCTTGACCCTCCGATCCCGCCACAACGGGAAGCCCTTTTCGAGGTCTGA
- a CDS encoding serine/threonine-protein kinase, producing MSSRVQSMRQGDPQRVGPYRVVGRLGSGGMGIVYAALSAAGERMAVKVVHPAQASDDEFRARFRREVQLSRRVTGPCLVPVVDADPDAPAPWLATAFIPGPTLDQHVAADGALAGARLYALAAGTAAALAAVHQAGVTHRDVKPQNVVLAASGPMVLDFGIAHAFDGTSVTRTGVMTGTPGWISPEHYRTGAVGPEGDVFAWGALVAYAATGRLPFGSGAADAVAFRVLSAEPDLGGMGDDLRQLVERALSKEPSVRPAAPELAQLCGGLLAKQTTAVAGPAGLPQPTLIADLVGRSWDLPSDEPIWPGPPKRTSRTGLYLAVVAAAALVGSLGGILAATLSSTTAREPAISADGQKGPSVDLTSAAQHSASSAPGPARTASPVPSPSTPSPRTSAVPSPAYTRGDSTQPTVDEWAAARVAATQAEKAAAQRLREGAASILQGQQYMGGQVTVTFNPSAQTMFITFGPGIYPDGESYLDDAAWTDVVRSLMFGSCSEAQQDFLDDITWPYGRAAVVYRESMANPIIANFREVTHTDSCRV from the coding sequence GTGTCCAGCCGTGTTCAGTCGATGCGACAAGGTGATCCGCAGCGTGTCGGCCCGTACCGGGTGGTGGGCCGGCTCGGATCAGGCGGCATGGGCATTGTGTATGCCGCGCTCAGCGCCGCCGGGGAGCGGATGGCCGTCAAGGTCGTGCATCCGGCGCAGGCCTCAGACGACGAGTTCCGTGCTCGGTTCCGGCGGGAGGTGCAACTGTCCCGGCGGGTTACGGGCCCTTGTCTGGTTCCAGTGGTCGATGCCGATCCCGATGCACCCGCTCCGTGGCTTGCCACTGCTTTCATACCCGGTCCCACCCTCGACCAACATGTGGCCGCCGACGGGGCTCTGGCCGGGGCCCGCCTGTATGCCTTGGCCGCTGGTACCGCAGCAGCACTCGCCGCGGTCCACCAAGCGGGCGTCACGCATCGTGATGTGAAGCCCCAGAATGTCGTCCTGGCGGCTTCGGGCCCGATGGTGCTGGACTTCGGAATCGCTCATGCCTTCGACGGGACTTCCGTCACCCGCACTGGGGTGATGACGGGAACGCCGGGCTGGATCAGCCCTGAGCATTACCGCACCGGCGCGGTCGGGCCGGAGGGTGATGTGTTCGCGTGGGGCGCCCTGGTCGCGTACGCGGCCACAGGACGTCTGCCCTTCGGGAGCGGCGCTGCCGACGCTGTTGCCTTTCGTGTCCTGTCTGCCGAGCCCGATCTCGGCGGGATGGGCGATGATCTGCGCCAGCTGGTGGAGAGGGCTCTGTCGAAGGAGCCATCCGTCCGACCAGCGGCTCCTGAACTCGCGCAATTGTGTGGTGGTTTGCTTGCCAAGCAGACTACGGCCGTCGCCGGTCCCGCTGGACTGCCTCAGCCGACACTGATAGCCGACCTGGTCGGTCGCAGCTGGGATCTGCCGTCCGACGAACCGATCTGGCCGGGCCCACCGAAGCGCACCAGCCGCACTGGCCTGTACCTTGCGGTCGTCGCCGCTGCTGCCCTCGTAGGCAGCCTCGGCGGTATCCTCGCTGCCACGCTGTCATCCACCACGGCGCGGGAACCAGCCATATCGGCCGACGGTCAGAAAGGCCCATCTGTCGACCTCACATCGGCCGCTCAGCACTCCGCAAGCTCTGCACCCGGCCCCGCACGCACCGCCTCCCCCGTGCCGTCACCCTCTACTCCGAGCCCGCGTACTTCCGCTGTCCCCTCCCCCGCGTACACCCGCGGTGACAGCACGCAGCCCACTGTTGATGAGTGGGCGGCCGCCCGGGTGGCGGCCACACAGGCGGAAAAGGCCGCCGCACAGCGTCTGCGCGAAGGCGCGGCTTCCATTCTCCAAGGGCAGCAGTACATGGGCGGCCAGGTGACCGTCACGTTCAACCCATCGGCGCAGACGATGTTCATCACCTTTGGCCCTGGTATCTACCCCGACGGGGAGAGCTACCTGGACGATGCCGCCTGGACGGACGTCGTCCGTAGTCTGATGTTCGGCAGCTGCTCAGAGGCCCAGCAGGACTTTCTCGACGACATTACCTGGCCCTACGGTCGAGCCGCAGTCGTCTACCGCGAGTCGATGGCCAACCCCATCATCGCCAACTTCCGAGAGGTCACCCACACCGACAGCTGCCGCGTATAG